CGCCAGGTGATCGCCCGACCAGCCCGTCTCCTCGACGATCGTCGACTCGTCTACTCGCCCACCACGTTTTACGAGCAGCCGGAGGATCTTGTCTTCGTCGGGGATGTCGTTTTCGTCGACGCCGTACTCGACTTGTTCTGCGTAGCTCAACGTTTCGTTCGCGCCGTCTGACCCGCCTGCGTCGCCTTCGGACGTCGGTTCGGCCTCGAGATCCGCAGTCGCGGTCCCGGCCGACTTCGACCGCCAGAGCGACGAGAGTCGGGTCCACAGTGTATTCAATACCATCTTGTCAGTCACCGTCCAGGGAGACTATCTCCAGTTGGACGCGCTCCTACCTTGATCTTATGCATCGGATGTTATATGTTTGTACCGTCGCGTCCACGGTCCGGGTTCGGCGCGCGGGTCAATAGCGATGGCCCTGCCATTCGCAAGCACCGCCACGCCGTCCGGCCTCACAGCCGGTCGCGAACGGTCCGGACGAGTCCGTCGACGTCGAACTCGTCGTCGGCCTTGTCGAAGACGACCTCGCCGTCGACCCGCACGACGAACACCCCGTGGTCGCCCGTCCGGAGGGTGACGGCCTCGAGGCGGTCGCCGAAGCTCTGCAACAGGGCGTACTGGACCGCCTGCGCTCGCTCGAGGAAGCCACACGGAACACAGTACTCGATTTCGACGGAGGTCACGCCCGCCGATTGGGCGCCCGCGGATAAATCCGTCCGGGTGCCGGCGAACGGCACTCAGCGACCCGCGCCGACGGCGTCGTGGTAGCGGTCGACGAGCCGGTCGAGCGCCTCGTGGCGGTGGGTCGTGTGCGGCGCGGTGAGCGGGGAGACGCTGATCCGCCCCTCGGCGACCGTCCGCCGGTCGGTCCCCTCGGGATCGGGGATCGCCTCGGGGTCCATCTCCTCCCAGACGCGGTCGTGGAGGACGACGGCGTCGCCGTTGCGAACCGCGTCCATCTCGTAGCGCCGCGAGGGCTGCGTGATCGTGATCGGGGCGGGCTCGTCGCCGGGCACCGGCGCGTTCACGTTGAGGTACGCCGCCTCCTCGAAGACGCCGCTCTCGAGGGCGTGTTCGGTGAGAAACGCCGTCGCGCGGACGGCCTCGGCGTACTCCTCGGGGGCCATCTCGACCTCGTGGAACGCGAGGTCGCCGGTGGGGACGTACAGCGAAGCCGCGATCGCGGGAACGCCGAAGAACGCCGCCTCGACCGCCGCGCTGATCGTTCCGGAGCGCCCGAGCACGTACTCCCCGAGGTTCGCGCCCTTGTTACAGCCGGAGACGACG
Above is a genomic segment from Natrononativus amylolyticus containing:
- a CDS encoding SelT/SelW/SelH family protein — its product is MTSVEIEYCVPCGFLERAQAVQYALLQSFGDRLEAVTLRTGDHGVFVVRVDGEVVFDKADDEFDVDGLVRTVRDRL
- a CDS encoding helix-turn-helix transcriptional regulator: MVLNTLWTRLSSLWRSKSAGTATADLEAEPTSEGDAGGSDGANETLSYAEQVEYGVDENDIPDEDKILRLLVKRGGRVDESTIVEETGWSGDHLAAIIDEMEADNQISAITVGRKRVICRRGFEPKGYRSHLHE
- the surE gene encoding 5'/3'-nucleotidase SurE, whose translation is MDERDDLEILLTNDDGIESTGIRALYEALTAVGNVTVVAPANDQSAVGRSISHEVDVTEHELGYAIGGTPADCVVAGLAELGPVPDIVVSGCNKGANLGEYVLGRSGTISAAVEAAFFGVPAIAASLYVPTGDLAFHEVEMAPEEYAEAVRATAFLTEHALESGVFEEAAYLNVNAPVPGDEPAPITITQPSRRYEMDAVRNGDAVVLHDRVWEEMDPEAIPDPEGTDRRTVAEGRISVSPLTAPHTTHRHEALDRLVDRYHDAVGAGR